One Rosa chinensis cultivar Old Blush chromosome 5, RchiOBHm-V2, whole genome shotgun sequence genomic region harbors:
- the LOC112164853 gene encoding pentatricopeptide repeat-containing protein At3g20730 has protein sequence MPNIMQALWKRSHLQEAQRLAQSNPTHLDNYYCLYMKILQLCIDQRVERPGLLAHTHVITNGYASNLNLNTKLINFYCKFGRVVSARKVFDKMPERNVVSWTSMASGYAQSGSYEKALGVFLEMRRAGFRANQFGYGSALRACTGLRSLEVGMQIQGCLVKGRFAENLFVLSALVDFHAKCGKIEDACCVFEAMSERDLVSWNAIIGGYAVQGFSDDSLRMFRSMMREGMVPDCFTFGSVLRGLAGDGGLVKVSEMHGLIMHLGFGSHKSLSGSLINAYAKCGKAEFAHKIYRSMIEKDIISCTALITGYAREGNYSRDVLDLFKEITVMNMRLDGVILCSMLNICANVASLIMGRQIHALMLKHQPCLDVAMGNALVDMYAKCGEIEDANHAFEEMEEKNVISWTSLISGYGRNGHGDKAIALYKRMELEGLKPNDITFLSLLFACSHTGLTSEGWECFNTMLGKYNILPRSEHFSCLVDLYARAGLLEDVHKLICDMNIKPDPSLWGAVLGGCSTYGNKSLGEVASMHLCDIDPENSVNYVVLGSIYAASGAWDNALETRDLLEKRSLKKEPAHSLLHSRTSNILFLQPP, from the exons ATGCCAAACATAATGCAAGCATTGTGGAAAAGGAGTCACCTTCAAGAAGCTCAGAGACTTGCTCAGTCTAACCCAACTCACTTAGACAATTACTATTGCTTGTATATGAAGATTCTGCAACTCTGCATCGATCAACGAGTAGAAAGACCCGGTCTTTTGGCTCACACCCATGTGATCACAAATGGGTAtgcttcaaatttgaatttgaacacCAAATTGATCAACTTTTACTGCAAATTTGGCCGCGTGGTTAGTGCTCGCAAGGTGTTCGATAAAATGCCTGAGAGAAATGTTGTGTCTTGGACCTCTATGGCTTCTGGGTATGCTCAAAGTGGAAGCTATGAGAAAGCTTTGGGGGTGTTTTTGGAAATGCGTCGGGCGGGTTTCAGAGCTAATCAGTTTGGGTATGGGAGTGCATTGAGGGCATGCACTGGTTTGAGGTCTTTGGAAGTAGGAATGCAGATACAGGGGTGTCTTGTGAAAGGAAGGTTTGCTGAGAACTTGTTTGTGCTGAGTGCACTAGTTGATTTTCATGCCAAGTGTGGAAAGATAGAGGATGCTTGCTGTGTTTTCGAGGCAATGTCGGAAAGGGACTTGGTTTCTTGGAATGCAATCATTGGAGGGTATGCTGTTCAGGGTTTTAGTGACGACTCGTTGCGAATGTTTCGGTCAATGATGAGGGAAG GCATGGTTCCTGATTGCTTCACCTTCGGGAGTGTTTTGAGAGGCTTGGCCGGAGATGGTGGTTTGGTGAAGGTCAGTGAAATGCATGGATTGATAATGCATCTGGGTTTTGGATCACACAAAAGTTTGAGTGGATCGCTAATCAATGCATATGCAAAATGTGGGAAGGCAGAGTTTGCCCATAAGATATACAGAAGTATGATAGAAAAGGACATTATATCTTGCACTGCACTAATTACTGGGTATGCACGAGAAGGTAACTACAGCAGAGATGTGCTAGATCTCTTCAAAGAGATAACTGTTATGAACATGAGACTGGATGGTGTCATATTGTGCTCCATGCTTAATATATGTGCAAATGTTGCTTCATTGATAATGGGAAGACAAATCCATGCACTTATGTTGAAGCACCAACCTTGTCTTGATGTGGCCATGGGAAATGCTCTTGTTGATATGTATGCAAAATGCGGAGAAATTGAAGATGCTAACCATGCTTTTGAGGAGATGGAGGAAAAGAATGTAATTTCATGGACGTCTCTGATTTCTGGATATGGAAGGAATGGCCATGGAGATAAAGCAATTGCATTGTATAAAAGGATGGAACTAGAGGGATTGAAACCTAATGATATCACATTCTTATCTCTTCTCTTTGCTTGTAGCCATACTGGATTGACTAGTGAAGGATGGGAATGCTTCAATACTATGCTTGGCAAATACAACATCTTGCCTCGGTCTGAGCATTTTTCTTGCTTAGTAGATCTTTATGCACGTGCAGGTTTGCTGGAAGATGTGCATAAGTTGATATGTGACATGAACATTAAGCCTGATCCCTCACTTTGGGGAGCTGTTCTTGGGGGATGTAGCACCTATGGTAATAAGTCACTTGGAGAAGTGGCATCAATGCATCTTTGTGATATTGATCCTGAGAATTCAGTTAACTATGTTGTTCTTGGAAGCATCTATGCTGCATCTGGTGCATGGGACAATGCTTTGGAAACACGAGATTTGTTAGAGAAGAGAAGTTTGAAAAAAGAACCAGCGCACAGCCTTTTACATTCCAGAACAAGCAACATATTATTTTTGCAGCCACCTTAA
- the LOC112165857 gene encoding beta-amyrin 28-monooxygenase, which yields MELDYLILAVLVFVSLYYLFRLLNVNIKSRLKRDSGTKSELLGLELPPGSTGWPIIGETLEYLRTAKQGVPEKFIADRRNKHSSSLSCKVFKTSLLRESMAVLCTAAGNKFLFSNENKLVKSWWPANFEKIFANTEKTDTTQESIRLRKVLSPFLKPDALHRYIGVMDEVTKQHLDLYWSSSSSSSVDYVKEKDQKVIIIVYPLAKKYTFTLACRLFLNIEDPKLVAKLEESIRHISSGFISLPIDLPGTKFNRAIRASKQIKKEIEEMVKQRRTDLHLHLLETSSNHHQDLLSRLLMETYSDGKELMKESDIANKLYGLIVGAYDNISTTLVSIIMFLSQLPHVYDAVLKEQMEIAESKAEGELLNWDDLQKMKYSWSVACEALRLLPPILGTFREAITDFAYEGYMIPKGMKLHWNMYATHKNPEYFPDPEKFDPSRFQGQGPAPYSYVPFGGGPRMCPGKEYARFKILVFMHNVVTRFKWEMVFPDEKMIMDPVLIPTKGLPIRLFPHQSSSS from the exons ATGGAGCTGGACTACTTAATCCTTGCTGTGCTCGTCTTTGTTTCTCTTTACTATCTTTTTCGTTTGTTGAATGTTAATATTAAATCCAGGCTTAAGCGCGACAGTGGCACCAAAAGTGAACTACTAGGGCTTGAGCTACCACCAGGAAGCACCGGTTGGCCGATCATCGGCGAAACCCTCGAGTATCTACGCACAGCAAAACAGGGTGTCCCTGAAAAGTTCATAGCAGACAGGAGAAACAAGCACTCGTCATCATTATCATGCAAGGTTTTCAAGACCTCTTTGCTACGCGAATCTATGGCCGTGCTGTGCACTGCTGCAGGGAACAAATTTCTGTTTTCGAACGAGAACAAACTGGTCAAGTCTTGGTGGCCTGCAAACTTTGAGAAGATCTTTGCCAACACTGAGAAAACAGACACCACCCAAGAGTCGATTCGGTTGCGCAAAGTCTTGTCCCCATTTCTCAAGCCTGATGCTCTTCACAGGTACATAGGGGTCATGGACGAGGTCACCAAACAACATCTGGACTTGTATTGgtcatcctcctcttcctcgtcgGTTGATTATGTAAAAGAAAAGGATCAGAAAGTGATTATCATAGTCTACCCATTAGCCAAGAAGTACACCTTCACTTTAGCATGTAGACTCTTCTTAAACATTGAGGATCCAAAGCTAGTTGCCAAACTAGAGGAGTCAATTCGGCATATATCTTCGGGCTTCATTTCGCTACCAATAGATTTGCCAGGCACGAAATTCAACCGAGCCATTCGAGCATCCAAGCAAATCAAGAAGGAAATTGAGGAGATGGTTAAGCAGAGGAGGACAGATCTACATCTTCATCTTTTGGAGACTAGTAGTAACCATCATCAAGATTTGTTGTCTAGGTTGCTCATGGAGACATATAGCGATGGGAAAGAGCTGATGAAGGAATCAGACATTGCCAACAAGTTGTATGGTCTAATAGTCGGTGCTTACGACAATATAAGTACCACCTTGGTGTCGATTATCATGTTTCTGTCGCAGCTTCCTCATGTTTATGATGCCGTCCTTAAAG AGCAAATGGAGATTGCAGAATCAAAGGCAGAAGGGGAGTTGCTGAACTGGGATGACTTGCAGAAGATGAAATATTCATGGAGCGTGGCATGTGAAGCATTGAGATTGTTGCCACCAATTCTCGGAACTTTTAGAGAGGCCATTACCGACTTTGCGTACGAAGGATACATGATTCcaaaaggaatgaag TTACACTGGAATATGTATGCCACACATAAAAACCCGGAATACTTCCCAGATCCAGAGAAGTTCGACCCGTCAAGGTTCCAAGGACAAGGACCAGCTCCTTATTCATATGTTCCTTTTGGAGGAGGACCTCGAATGTGTCCAGGAAAAGAATATGCTCGGTTCAAGATATTGGTTTTCATGCATAATGTTGTCACTAGATTTAAATGGGAGATGGTTTTTCCAGACGAAAAAATGATCATGGACCCGGTTCTTATTCCTACAAAAGGACTTCCTATTCGCCTTTTTCCTCATCAATCATCATCCTCATGA
- the LOC112166443 gene encoding transcription termination factor MTERF9, chloroplastic — protein sequence MKSRFDSVFKLCIVFPAGRNHSPFPRTVLPTCLSFVHITYSAVCLTQEESVVEDIFDQPKTSAEVLEKWGCSDADISKLFRRRPTLRNADLNQLQFKLNLLSGLGITAPELLKMINCRPRLLSVRIDHCFDERHEFFMKLFGSRELLVKAIVRNPSLLIYDFHNKVKPTIALYEGMGLSREELVPMLISRPTLIPRTTFNYEKMEYIRKTGLSNESRMYKYVVTLIGISRLETISEKVANFEKFGFSEDEIFGLLGRSPIVFTLSVDKVQRNMTFILGQMKLPATVILEHPFLLYMNLEAALKPRVCLAGKIEDMDLDVQIKGPKLLTALRMTEKRFVKAFVNCHPKDVADELMEYYTKAKGVKRLAEASKKKLYEGFPY from the coding sequence ATGAAATCTAGATTTGATTCTGTATTCAAGCTCTGCATAGTGTTCCCTGCCGGTCGAAATCACTCTCCTTTCCCCAGAACTGTTCTCCCAACTTGTTTAAGTTTCGTGCACATCACCTATTCGGCAGTTTGCCTCACCCAGGAAGAAAGTGTAGTGGAAGACATTTTTGACCAACCAAAGACCTCTGCAGAAGTTCTGGAGAAATGGGGTTGTAGTGATGCTGACATATCGAAGCTGTTCAGGCGCCGGCCTACTTTAAGGAATGCTGACCTTAACCAGCTTCAGTTCAAGTTAAACCTTTTGAGTGGATTGGGTATTACTGCACCTGAGCTTTTGAAGATGATCAATTGTCGCCCCCGGTTGCTCAGTGTTCGGATTGATCATTGCTTTGATGAGCGGCATGAGTTCTTTATGAAATTGTTTGGGTCAAGGGAACTGCTTGTCAAAGCCATTGTAAGGAACCCGTCTCTCTTGATCTATGACTTCCATAATAAAGTCAAGCCGACCATTGCTCTATATGAGGGAATGGGTCTTAGTCGGGAGGAGTTAGTCCCAATGCTAATATCACGGCCGACATTGATCCCAAGAACTACATTTAACTACGAGAAGATGGAGTATATACGGAAAACTGGACTGTCAAATGAGTCCAGGATGTATAAGTATGTTGTGACACTCATTGGCATTTCACGCCTTGAAACTATCAGTGAGAAAGTGgcaaattttgaaaagtttGGTTTCTCAGAAGATGAGATTTTCGGCCTTTTGGGAAGGTCTCCCATAGTGTTTACTCTTTCAGTGGATAAGGTCCAGAGGAACATGACTTTCATTTTAGGACAAATGAAACTTCCTGCTACAGTGATTCTTGAGCACCCATTTTTGCTGTACATGAATCTGGAGGCTGCTTTGAAGCCGCGAGTATGTCTTGCAGGAAAAATTGAGGATATGGATCTTGATGTGCAAATTAAAGGACCTAAGTTGCTGACGGCATTGAGAATGACAGAGAAAAGATTTGTGAAGGCATTTGTTAATTGTCACCCAAAGGATGTTGCTGATGAATTGATGGAGTACTATACAAAAGCAAAGGGTGTGAAGCGATTGGCAGAAGCCTCAAAGAAGAAATTGTATGAAGGCTTTCCTTACTAA
- the LOC112203347 gene encoding uncharacterized protein LOC112203347 — protein sequence MPTTYSTICLTQQEGVGKDTSDQPEDSVPVLKRLGCSDADIAKIFTKASALKHADIDQLNWKLELLTGLGLTAPEMVKIVCGRPRILVSRLTCFAEQLKYFNELFGSRELLVRAILRNPSLLTYDLHKTIKPTIEMYRVVGLDMKDLIQMILARPTLISRTSFSEEKMEFIRKTGVSKTATMYKYVVTLIGVSRLETIRQKIANFEKFGMSEEEIFCLFGKSPYVMSLSIDKVQRNMTFILSQLKLPAKIVLDRPSLLYLNLENVMKPRALLAGKMHEMGLEPQITGPMILTVMRMNEKRFLKAFVSHQPMEVADELMEYYENVKGVKRLAEASKKNCNYGFPF from the coding sequence ATGCCCACCACGTATTCGACGATTTGCCTGACCCAACAAGAAGGTGTAGGAAAAGACACTAGCGACCAACCCGAGGACTCTGTGCCAGTCCTGAAGAGATTGGGCTGTAGCGATGCTGACATAGCCAAGATTTTCACAAAGGCATCTGCTCTAAAGCACGCTGACATAGACCAGCTTAACTGGAAACTCGAACTCCTAACTGGGTTGGGACTTACCGCACCTGAGATGGTGAAGATAGTCTGTGGCCGGCCCCGGATTCTCGTTTCTCGACTCACCTGCTTTGCTGAGCAGCTTAAGTACTTCAATGAATTGTTTGGTTCAAGGGAGTTGCTTGTCAGAGCCATTTTGAGGAACCCGTCTCTCCTGACCTATGACCTTCACAAGACAATCAAACCCACCATTGAGATGTATAGAGTAGTTGGTCTTGATATGAAGGACTTGATCCAAATGATTCTAGCGCGGCCGACATTGATCTCAAGAACTTCATTTAGTGAAGAGAAGATGGAGTTTATCCGCAAGACCGGGGTGTCAAAAACTGCCACAATGTATAAGTATGTAGTCACACTCATTGGCGTTTCGCGCCTTGAAACTATCCGTCAGAAGATAGCAAACTTTGAGAAGTTTGGTATGTCAGAAGAAGAGATTTTCTGTCTTTTTGGGAAATCTCCCTATGTTATGTCACTGTCAATCGATAAGGTTCAGAGGAACATGACTTTCATCTTGTCACAATTGAAGCTTCCTGCTAAAATAGTTCTTGATCGCCCAAGTTTGCTATACTTGAATCTGGAGAATGTGATGAAGCCACGAGCACTTCTCGCAGGGAAGATGCACGAAATGGGACTTGAACCGCAGATTACAGGTCCTATGATCTTGACTGTAATGAGGATGAATGAGAAGAGATTTCTGAAGGCATTTGTTAGTCATCAACCGATGGAGGTTGCTGATGAATTGATGGAGTACTACgaaaatgtgaagggtgtgaaGCGATTGGCAGAAGCCTCGAAGAAGAACTGTAATTATGGATTTCCTTTCTGA